Below is a genomic region from Glaciihabitans sp. INWT7.
GCACCCGGGCGATCGGAGTGTGCTTCCACTCGGCCTCCTGGCCGGTGACTGTCTCGAAGTCGGTGACGTCGAAGGATGCGAAGCGCGCGGAACGCACCTGAACGGGCACGAGCCCCCAGCCGCCGTCGCTGTGTTGCTTGGAGCCGAGCCGGGAGTGATCGGGCGCTGACGCAGGACCCGTGGTGACCGTTTCGGGCACGGTTTGAGTAGGAACAGACACCTAGCCGACGCTGCCTTCCATGCCCATTTCGATGAGCTTGTTGAGTTCGAGGGCGTACTCCATGGGGAGTTCGCGTGCGATCGGTTCGATGAATCCACGAACGATCATCGCCATGGCCTCGTCTTCCGGCATCCCGCGCGACTGGAGGTAGAAGAGCTGCTCTGCGCTCACTCGCGAGACCGTCGCCTCATGTCCCATCTGCACGTCGTCCTCGCGGACATCCGTGGTGGGGTAGGTGTCGGAACGCGAGATGGCGTCGACGAGCAGAGCGTCACATCGCACCGTATTGGCGGAGTGGTGGGCGCCCTCGGCGATGCGCACCTCTCCGCGATAGCCGGTGCGGCCACCGCCCCGGGCGATCGACTTGGAGACGATGGACGATTGGGTGTACGGAGCCATGTGGATCATCTTGGCGCCGGCATCCTGATGCTGTCCCGGTCCCGCAAAGGCGACGGAGAGCGTCTCGCCCTTCGCGTGCTCCCCGACGAGATAGATCGACGGGTACTTCATGGTGACCTTCGAACCGATGTTGCCGTCGATCCACTCCATGGTCGCGCCCTCGTGGGCGATCGCCCGCTTGGTGACGAGGTTGTAGACGTTGTTCGACCAGTTCTGGATCGTCGTGTAGCGAACGCGGGCGTTCTTCTTCACGATGATCTCGACGACGGCGGAGTGCAGGGAGTCCGACTTGTAGATCGGAGCGGTGCAGCCCTCGATGTAGTGCACGTAGGAACCCTCGTCGGCGATGATGAGCGTGCGCTCGAACTGGCCCATGTTCTCCGTGTTGATGCGGAAGTAGGCCTGGAGCGGGATCTGCACGTGCACGCCCTTCGGCACGTAGACGAACGAGCCGCCAGACCACACCGAGGTGTTCAGCGCCGCGAACTTGTTGTCGCCGGCGGGGATGACGGTGCCGAAGTACTCCTTGAAGAGTTCCGGGTACTCCTTGAGCGCGGTGTCGGTGTCCATGAAGATGACGCCCTGCTCTTCGAGGTCCTTGTTGATCGTGTGGTAGACCACCTCGGACTCGTACTGGGCGGCGACACCGGAGACGAGGCGCTGTCGCTCGGCCTCTGGAATTCCGAGCTTCTCGTAGGTGCTCTTGATGTCATCGGGCAGATCGTCCCAGGTCTGGGCCTGCTTCTCGGTGGAGCGGACGAAGTACTTGATGTTGTCGAAGTCGATGCCGGAGAGGTCAGCACCCCAGGCGGGCATGGGCTTCTTATAGAAGAGAGCCAGCGCCTTCAGGCGGTTCTTCAGCATCCATTCCGGTTCGCTCTTGAGGCCCGAGATGTCGGCCACCACTTCGGGAGAGATGCCACGCTTGGCGGATGCTCCGGCAACGTCGGAGTCGGACCAGCCGAACTCGTAGATACCGAGGCTCTCCAGTTCGGGACGGTCGATCAGGATGTCCGACATAGTTTCCCACTTCCTTTGACAAAACCTCTGGTGCAAGAACCCTTGCTACTGCACCTGCCCCTAAGACAACCGGAGGAGGAGCGAAGGCATTCCCCCGCACATCCACCGGCGGCGGATCCCGCCGGCACGCGATCTGCCGGGCGGAGACGCCTCGCGTATCGACGCCGACACGGTGGCCCAAGTGCTTACTGCGCTGTCGATTCTACAGGCAGCGGGTTGCGAATCACCGGAGAGTCGCGGCCATCGGCGTCGCGAGCACGTGCGGCCGTACCGTGCGGAACAAAGAAGGGTTCACATCCAGCAGCACCCGCAACGCCCCCACCCACACCAGCGCGGAACCGAGGACGTGGATGGCGACGAGCGCGGCGGGGACTCCGATATTCGCCTGCACCAGTCCGAGTGCGGCCTGCGCCACCGTCACCACGATGAACGCGATCACCCGACCCCGTGCCAGGGAGGTGCCCGACCGGGCCCGCAGTGAGACGTAGAGCGCGAGAGCGAGAGCGATGACCGCTGTTCCGAGCACCCCGTGCACGATGGCGACCTGCTGCCAGACGAAGCCCATGCGCGGCACAGCCGCGGAATCGCCCGAGTGTTGTCCGGAGCCGGTCACGAGGGTACCGACCACGATGAGCACGAAGGTGACCGCGACGAGCAGCACACTGAGAATGGCGGATGCGCGCGCCGTCGTTGCGGTGGAAACGTCGCTGGGGGCGATCGCCTGCCTGGCGCGATGCCAGGTGAGTGCTGTCGTCGTGAGGAGGGCGATCGCCAGGACGAAGTGCATCGCCACGACGTAGGGGTTGAGTCCGGTGAGCACCGAGATGCCGCCGGCGATCGAATTGGCGATGACGAGCCAGAATTGCGACCAGGCAAGGCGGGTGAGCGTGCGGTTGCGCTGTTTCTGCAGTCGTGCGGCCACGATGGCCCACCCGACCGCGATGATCAGGATTCCGGTGAGCGCCCGATTCGCGAACTCGATGAAGCCGTGGATGCCGAGTTCAGGCGTGGTCGTGAAAGAACCGGATTCACAGGCGGGCCAGGTCGGGCAGCCGAGACCGGATCCGGTGACGCGCACGACTCCCCCGGTGAGCACGATGAATATGCTCACCACGAGCGCGGCCGTCGTGCCCCAACGCAGTGCGCGGGGACCGAGGCTGTAGCGGCTGGCCAGCCAGGTGAATGGGGTGACGATGGGTCTGTCCTCCGGAGGATGGCGGGTCAGCGCACGAGAGCGAGCAGAGGGTCGATCCCGACAGCGAGGAAGAGCAGCGTGAGATAGCTGATCGAGCTGTGGAAGACCCGCATCGGCTTCACGGTGTCGTGGCGGATCGCCATGGCGTACAGGCGATGTGACTCGAACACGAACCATCCGCCTGCCAGGACGGCGACGACGGAATACAGGATCCCCATCTGGGCGACCGGGATGAGCAGGAGCGAGCAGGCCACCGTCGCCCAGGCGTAGAGCACAACCTGCAGGCCCACGACCGTGCGGCCGCGCACGACGGCGAGCATCGGCACGTTCACCGAGGCGTAATCGGCCCGATACCGCATCGACAGTGGCCAGTAGTGGGGAGGCGTCCAGAGGAAGACGATTCCAAAGAGGATCACCGGAGTCCAGCTGAGCGAACCGGTGACGGCGGCCCAGCCGATGAGCACGGGCATGCAGCCCGCGGCACCGCCCCAGACGATGTTCTGCGGGGTGCGGCGTTTGAGCACGAGGGTGTAGACGAGCACGTAGAACAGGATGGCGACGAGCGACAGCGCCGCGGCGAGCCAGTTGACGAGCAGCCCGAGCACCGCGATCGACGCAGCCCCGATGACCCACGCAAAGACGAAGGCCTCGCGGTCGGTAAGCTCCCCGGTGACCAGGGGACGCTTGCTCGTGCGCTTCATCACGCGATCCATGTCGCGGTCGATGTAGCAGTTGAATGCGCCGGCGGATCCGGCGCTCAGGGCACCACCGACCAGCGTCCAGAGCACGAGCCAGAGGTTGGGGATGCCGCCCTGCGCCAGGATCATGACCGGCGCGGTAGTCACAAGGAGTAGCTCGATCACACGCGGCTTGGTGAGGGCGAAATACGCCTTCGACTTGCGGGCAAGACCGATGTGCTCGGCCGGTTCCCGAGTCTCTACCGCTACGTCCATTGCTCCTCTAACACCCGATCATCTTCGCTGATCAGTGTAAGCGTCCCGGCTGGGAGCTCCTGTCAACCCCCCAGCCCCGCTGGGACGCATTCGAACGCTCGCTCACGGCTTTCTCTATACTTAATAATGCCCGCACGCCGTGCCAACAGCCCCCGCCGACCTCATTCGTCGCTTCGGTCTGCCCACAGCCCTGCCGATGTCGTCAGGCGAGCATGTGTAATTACCTCAGGCGGTGTGACCCACCCGGGACAGACATCGTACGCAACAGAAGGGTCGAATTCTCGTGGCAGCTCTCCAATGGGATCCCATTGACAACACCGCCGTAGACACCGCTCGAATTCTCGCGGCGGATGCCGTCGAGAAAGTCGGGAACGGGCACCCCGGCACCGCGATGAGCCTCGCCCCCGCCGCGTACCTCCTGTTCCAAAAGGTCATGCGCCGCGACCCGAGCGACAGCACCTGGATCGGGCGCGACCGTTTCATTCTCTCGGTCGGTCACTCCTCGCTCACCCAGTACGTGCAGTTCTATTTCGGCGGCTACGGCCTCGAACTCGACGACCTGAAGGCGCTCCGCACCTGGGGTTCCAAGACGCCCGGCCACCCGGAGTACGGCCACACCGACGGCGTGGAGATCACTACCGGCCCGCTCGGCCAGGGCCTCTCCTCTGCCGTCGGGTTCGCTTACGCCTCCCGCTTCGAGCGCGGCCTGTTCGACCCGGACGCCGCGGAGGGCACCAGCCCATTCGACCACTACATCTACGCCATCGCCGGTGACGGGGACATGCAGGAGGGCGTCACGAGCGAGGCATCCTCCCTCGCCGGACACCAGGAGCTCGGCAACCTGATCGCGATCTACGACAGCAACCAGATCTCGATCGAGGACGACACCAATATCGCCTTCACCGAGGACGTCAAGGCCCGCTATGAGGCGTACCACTGGCACGTCCAGATCGTCGACTGGAAGAAGAAGACGGGCCAGTACATCGAAGATGTGCAGGCGCTGAACGACGCCATCGAGGCCGCCAAGGGCGAGACCTCCAAGCCCTCCCTCATCATCCTGAAGACGATCATCGGCTGGCCGAGCCCGAAGAAGCAGAACTCGGGCAAGATCCACGGATCGGCGCTCGGTGCCGAGGAGCTCGCCGCGGTCAAAGAGGTGCTCGGCTTCGACCCCGAGAAGACCTTCGAGGTCGCCCCCGAAGTCCTGGCCCACACCCGCAAGGCCGTCGACCGCGGCAAGGCCGCTCATGCCGAGTGGGACGCCCGGTTCGACGCCTGGGCCGTGGCAAACCCCGACCGCAAGGTGCTTCTCGACCGCATCCTCTCCGGTGACCTGCCCGAGGGCGTCGAAGAGGCTCTGCCCGTGTTCGAGGCGGGCAAGGAGGTCTCGACTCGTGCGGCCTCAGGCAAGGTGCTTAATGCACTAGGCCCGGTGATCCCGGAACTCTGGGGCGGCTCCGCCGACCTCGCAGAGTCGAACAACACCACGATCGAGGGCGCACAGTCGTTCGTGCCCGCCGAGCACTCGACCCACGAGTGGACCGGCAACAAGTACGGCCGCGTCCTGCACTTCGGCATCCGCGAGCACGCCATGGGGGCCATCCTCAACGGCATCGTCCTGCACGGGAACACCCGCCCCTTCGGCGGCACCTTCCTGATCTTCAGCGACTACATGCGTCCGGCCGTGCGCCTCGCCGCACTGATGAAGGCCCCGACGATCTACGTCTGGACCCACGACTCTGTCGCCCTGGGTGAAGATGGACCCACCCATCAGCCCATCGAGCAGCTTGCGGCCCTCCGCGCCATCCCGGATCTCGACATCGTGCGACCCGGAGACGCCAATGAGACCGCGTGGGCATGGAAGACGATCCTCGAACGCCGCAAGGGACCCGCGGGAATCGCGCTCACCCGGCAGAACATCCCCGTCTTCGAACGGGGAGACGACGTCGCCGAAGGCGAGACCTTCGCTGCGGCGAAGCATGTGGCGAAGGGGGCATACGTGCTCGCGGAGGCTCCGAACGGCACTCCCGACGTGATCTTCATCGCGACCGGCTCAGAGGTGCAGATCGCCATCGACGCCCGCGAACAGTTGAAGGCCGAGGGCATCAATGCCCGGGTGGTGTCGGCTCCGTGCCTCGAGTGGTTCGAGGAACAGTCCGACGAATACCGCGAGTCCGTGCTCCCGAAGAGCGTGAAGGCGCGGGTTTCGATCGAGGCGGGACGTGACCTCACCTGGCGTTCGTACGTCGGCGACGCCGGCCGCAGTGTCTCGATCGAGCACTTCGGGGCATCCGCCGACTACAAGACGCTGTTCCGCGAGTTCGGGATGACCACCGAACACGCCATCTCCGCCGCCAAGGACTCGATCGCCGCCGTCTAAGCGTCGAAAGAAAAGGAAAACGATCATGACTGAGAACACCCCCACCGCCGCCCTTTCCGCCCTCGGTACGAGCATCTGGCTCGATGACCTCTCCCGCGAGAGGATCAACTCCGGTGGCCTGCAGAAGCTGATCGCCGAGCGCAACGTCGTCGGCGTGACCACGAACCCGACGATCTTCGCCAGTGCTCTCGCCAAGGGCGAGGCCTACGACGCACAGGTCGCCGAACTGGCGGCCGCCGGCAAGACCGTTACCGAAGCGGTCTTCGAGATCACTACCGACGACGTGGCGAGTGCGAGCGACATCTTCCGCTCGGTCTACGACTCGACCGAGGGCCGCGACGGACGCGTCTCCATCGAGGTGGAGCCAGGCTTCGCCCACGATGCGGCTGCGACTTCCGATCAGGCCAAGCAGTTGTGGGCCAAGGTCGCCCGACCGAACGCGATGATCAAGATCCCCGCGACGATCGAGGGCCTCGAGGCGATCACCGAGACCATCGGATCGGGAATCAGCGTGAACGTCACGCTGATCTTCAGCCTCGAGCGCCACCGAGAGGTCATCAACGCCTACCTGACGGGCCTCGAGAACGCCAAGGCGGCGGGCCACGACCTGTCGACGATCCACTCGGTCGCGTCGTTCTTCGTCTCCCGCGTCGACACCGAGATCAACAACAGACTCGACGCCATCGGCACTCCGGACGCCATCGCGCTGAAGAGCAAGGCAGGCATCGCAAACGCCCGCCTCGCGTACCAGGTCTTCGAGCAGGCCTTCGACAGCGAGCGGGCCAAGGGCCTCATCGCTGCGGGCGCGAACGTGCAGCGGCCGCTCTGGGCCTCCACCGGTGTGAAGGACCCGACGCTTCCCGACACCCTCTATGTCACCGAGCTGGCCGTCGCGAACGTCGTGAACACCATGCCCGAGAAGACCCTCGAGGCCACCTTCGACCACGGAGTGATCGACGGAGACCAGGTCACCGACAACTACGACGACGCGAATGCCGTGCTCGACTCGCTCGACGCCTTGGGCATCTCCTACGAAGAGGTGACTGCCCTGCTCGAGAAGGAAGGCGTGGAGAAATTCATCGTCTCCTGGAACGAGCTCCTCGACACGGTGACCGCGGCTCTCGAGTCGGCGAATGCCGAGGTGGCGAAGTGAGCTTCGACATCGCGGTGAGCGGTGCCGCAGCAGAAGCCGTCGACCGCATCGTTCCACAACTCGTCAGTGACCTCGTCGCGTCCCGCATCGCCGACCAGGACCCCACGCTGTGGGGGACGGATGCCGAGGCGGAAGCCGGCAAGCGGCTCGGTTGGACCGAGGCTGTCGTCATCTCCGAGCCGTTGATCGACGACATCATCGCGCTCCGTGACAAGCTCCACGCCTCGGGCGTCAACCACATCGTGCTCGGCGGGATGGGCGGATCCTCGCTCGCGCCCGAGGTCATCACCCGGACCGCCGGGGTCGAACTCACCATCCTCGACTCCACGGACCCCGGACAGATCCTGGCAGCGCTTTCCGATCGCCTCGATACGACCGCGGTCGTCATCTCGTCGAAGTCCGGCTCGACGCTCGAGACGGCCAGCCAGCGCAAGTCCTACGAAGAGGCCTTCCACGGCATCGGCATCGACCCGGCCGAGAGGATCGTCGTCGTCACCGACCCGGGTTCACCGCTGGATGCCTCCGCCCGCGCGGCCGGATACCGCGTGTTCAACGCCGACCCGAACGTCGGGGGCCGCTACTCGGCGCTCACCGCCTTCGGTCTCGTGCCGTCCGGCCTCGCCGGAGTGGACATCCGTGCGCTCCTGGCCGAAGCATCCGCCGTCACCGGCCAACTGATGGTCGACCAGGTCGACAACCCGGGTCTTATCCTCGGCGCCGCCATCGCAGGGACCGTGCCGCTCAAGGACAAGGTCGGGATCGTCGCAGACGGCACCTACATCGTCGGGTTCGGCGACTGGGTCGAGCAGTTGATTGCGGAATCCACCGGCAAGAGCGGCAAGGGCCTGCTCCCCGTCGTGCTCGACCTGCACTCCCCCGAGCTCACCGAGAACCTCGCCGACGTGCAGATCGTGCGCCTGGTCGAGAGCGCCAGAGCCACCAAAGAGGTGCGCGACGGCGAGATTGAGATCAGTGGAACCCTCGGCGCGCAGATGCTCGTCTGGGAATATGCGGTCGCCGTGGCCGGCCGACTCCTCGGCATCGATCCCTTCGACCAGCCGGACGTCGAATCAGCCAAGATCGCGACCCGCGCCCTTCTGGACTCGCGCCCCGAACCCATCGCGCCCGCGTTCACCGCAGACGGCATCGAGGTGCGGGGATCGACCGAGCTCCTCGGCGGCGCGGATTCCGTGTCCGCCGCGATCGACGCGCTCCTCGCGCAGATCGGTGCCGATGGGTACCTTGCGGTTCAGGCCTACGTCGACCGCCACGCGAACCACGGGCTCGCGAAGCTGCGCGACTTGCTCGCCGAGAAGACCGGTCGCCCGGTGACCTTCGGTTGGGGTCCGCGATTCCTGCACTCGACCGGCCAGTACCACAAGGGTGGACCGGCGACCGGAGTCTTCCTGCAGATCACCGCGACGGCTCCGGCCGACCTGGAGATCCCGGACAGCCCGTTCTCCTACGGCTATCTCATCCAGGCGCAGGCGGCCGGTGATGCCAGCGTGCTCGCCGACCACGGTCGACCGGTACTCACCCTGACCCTCACAGACCCGGCACAGGATCTCGCGACGCTCTTCAGCGCCATCGCCTGAGTCCCCGCCGAATCTCGATACGAACTCGCTAGGAGTCGAATGTCCCCGGTGGAAATCACGCCGGAGTTCAACCCGCTGAGGTTGCCCTCCGACCGCCGTCTCAACAGGATCGCCGGGCCGAGCGCCCTGATCATCTTCGGAGTGACGGGTGACCTCGCCCGCAAGAAGCTGATGCCGGCGGTCTATGACCTCGCAAACCGCGGCCTGCTCCCGCCGGGATTCGCGCTGGTCGGGTTCGCGCGAAGGGACTGGGTCGATCAGGACTTCGCCCAAGTCGTGCACGACGCGGTCGAGCAGTATGCCCGCACCCCTTTCGACGAGGACGTGTGGAAGCAGCTGGCCGAGGGCATCCGTTTCGTCCAGGGCGAATTCGATGACGACAAGGCCTTCGCCGAGCTCAAGAACACTCTCGAAGAGCTCGACGAGACCCGCGGCACGATGGGCAACCACGCCTTCTACCTCTCGATTCCGCCCAAGTCGTTCCCGCAGGTAACCGAGCAGCTTCGGCGCTCCGGACTGGCCGACGAGGTGGATGGCGCGTGGCGTCGAGTCGTGATCGAGAAGCCCTTCGGCAGCGACCTCAAGACCGCCCGCGAACTCAACGACGTAGTCGAATCGGTGTTCCCCGCGGACTCCGTGTTCCGCATCGACCACTACCTCGGCAAGGAGACGGTCCAGAACATTCTGGCCCTCCGTTTCGCCAACCAGCTCTACGAGCCCATCTGGAATGCCAACTACGTCGACCACGTGCAAATCACCATGGCCGAGGACATCGGCGTCGGCGGCCGGGCGGGATATTACGACGGTATCGGCGCCGCGCGCGACGTCATCCAGAACCACCTCCTCCAGCTCCTGGCCCTCACGGCGATGGAAGAGCCCGTCTCTTTCGCGGCGAAGGACCTCCGTGCCGAGAAGGAGAAGGTGCTCTCGGCCATCCGACTGCCGAAGGACCTCTCGAACTCGACAGCTCGCGGCCAGTACGCCAGCGGCTGGCAGGGCGGCGAGAAAGTGGTCGGATTCCTTGAGGAAGACGGCATGAATCCGCAGTCCCTCACCGAGACCTTCGCGGCCATCCGCCTCGACATCGGCACGCGCCGCTGGGCGGGAGTGCCCTTCTATCTTCGCGCGGGAAAGCGCCTCGGGCGTCGGGTCACCGAGATCGCGGTGGTGTTCAAGCGGGCGCCGCAGTATCTGTTCGCCGAGAGCCAGACCTCTGCACTCGGCCAGAACGCCCTCGTCATCCGTGTGCAGCCGGACGAAGGGGTGACGATCCGGTTCGGATCGAAGGTGCCCGGGGCCGGAATGCAGGTGCGCGACGTGACCATGGACTTCGGCTACGGCCACGCCTTCACCGAGGCGAGCCCGGAGGCCTACGAGCGCCTCATCCTCGACGTCTTGCTCGGCGACCCACCGCTGTTCCCCCGCCACCAGGAGGTGGAACTCAGTTGGATGATCCTCGACCCGATCGAGGAGTTCTGGGCCACCCAGGGTCAGCCGGAGCAGTACCGCCCCGGCACCTGGGGTCCGAAGTCCGCCGACGACCTTCTCGCCCGCGACGGCCGCGTCTGGCGACGCCCGTGATCATCACAGTCTGGAGTCGTTCATGATCGTCGACCTTCCCAACACCACCACGAGCCAGATCTCGAAGACTCTCGTCAAGATCCGAGAGGAAGGCGGCGCCGTCGCGCTCGGGCGCGTTCTCACCCTGGTGATCTCCACGAATCTCGGACACGAGGAGGAGGCGATCGAGGCCGCGAATGACGCGTCCCGCGAGCATCCGATGCGCGTGATCGTCATCTCTACCGGTCCCGACGGAGCCGCGGTAGCGGACACGGCACGGCTCGACGCCCAGATCCGTGTCGGCGGAGACGCTGGCGCCAGCGAAGTGGTCGTGCTCAAGGCCTACGGCGACACCGCCTCGGACGAGGAGGGGCTCGTCACGGGACTCCTGCTTCCCGACGCACCCGTCGTCGCCTGGTGGCCGGGAGAGGCCCCGGAGATCGTCTCCAAATCCCCCCTGGGGCGCATCGCCCAGCGTCGGATCACGGATGCCGCGGCACAGAGCGATCCGCGAGGATTTCTGAACCACCTCTCGCGCACCTACAGCCCGGGCGACACCGACTTCTCCTGGACGCGCCTCACACTCTGGCGCGCACAGCTCGCCGCCGTGCTCGACCAGCCGCCCTATGAACCCATCACCGGTGTCGAGGTGCACGGCGCCCCGGACTCCCCATCGACCGGGTTGCTTGCGGCCTGGTTGCAGATGCAGCTCGAGGTTCCGGCACGTCACGAGCTCGTGACGCCCTCTCACGGTTCGAGCGGAATCCAGGGGGTGCGGCTCCACCGGGCCTCCGGAGTGATCGAGCTCGAACGCACGCACACGAATATCGTCACGCTCGTTCAGCCCAACCAGCCCGTGCATGACATCTCTCTCATCCGTCGCAGTCTGCGTGACTGCCTGGCCGAGGAGCTGCGTCGCCTCGACCCCGACGACCTGTTCGGGGCGGTGATCCAGCACGGTCTGGCGGAGCTGGATGCGCCGACAGTCACCGGATCCATCACGGTGCCCGAAGCATGAGCAACGCCCGACGCGTGCTCGTGCACGCGGACAAGAAGGCTCTCGCCGGCTCGGTCGCGGCTCGCTTCATCACCAAGGTGGTCGATCTGCTCGACCAGCAGCCGCGCGTGAACATCGCGCTCACGGGCGGTACCGTCGGCAGCGCGGTTCTCCAGGCGATCAGCGAATCTCCCGCACGGGACAGCATCGACTGGTCACGGGTGGTGCTCTGGTGGAGCGACGAGCGCTGGCTGCCGAAGGGCGACGCCGAACGCAACGACACCCAGGCGCG
It encodes:
- the sufB gene encoding Fe-S cluster assembly protein SufB, translating into MSDILIDRPELESLGIYEFGWSDSDVAGASAKRGISPEVVADISGLKSEPEWMLKNRLKALALFYKKPMPAWGADLSGIDFDNIKYFVRSTEKQAQTWDDLPDDIKSTYEKLGIPEAERQRLVSGVAAQYESEVVYHTINKDLEEQGVIFMDTDTALKEYPELFKEYFGTVIPAGDNKFAALNTSVWSGGSFVYVPKGVHVQIPLQAYFRINTENMGQFERTLIIADEGSYVHYIEGCTAPIYKSDSLHSAVVEIIVKKNARVRYTTIQNWSNNVYNLVTKRAIAHEGATMEWIDGNIGSKVTMKYPSIYLVGEHAKGETLSVAFAGPGQHQDAGAKMIHMAPYTQSSIVSKSIARGGGRTGYRGEVRIAEGAHHSANTVRCDALLVDAISRSDTYPTTDVREDDVQMGHEATVSRVSAEQLFYLQSRGMPEDEAMAMIVRGFIEPIARELPMEYALELNKLIEMGMEGSVG
- a CDS encoding heme o synthase, translating into MDVAVETREPAEHIGLARKSKAYFALTKPRVIELLLVTTAPVMILAQGGIPNLWLVLWTLVGGALSAGSAGAFNCYIDRDMDRVMKRTSKRPLVTGELTDREAFVFAWVIGAASIAVLGLLVNWLAAALSLVAILFYVLVYTLVLKRRTPQNIVWGGAAGCMPVLIGWAAVTGSLSWTPVILFGIVFLWTPPHYWPLSMRYRADYASVNVPMLAVVRGRTVVGLQVVLYAWATVACSLLLIPVAQMGILYSVVAVLAGGWFVFESHRLYAMAIRHDTVKPMRVFHSSISYLTLLFLAVGIDPLLALVR
- the tal gene encoding transaldolase, whose product is MTENTPTAALSALGTSIWLDDLSRERINSGGLQKLIAERNVVGVTTNPTIFASALAKGEAYDAQVAELAAAGKTVTEAVFEITTDDVASASDIFRSVYDSTEGRDGRVSIEVEPGFAHDAAATSDQAKQLWAKVARPNAMIKIPATIEGLEAITETIGSGISVNVTLIFSLERHREVINAYLTGLENAKAAGHDLSTIHSVASFFVSRVDTEINNRLDAIGTPDAIALKSKAGIANARLAYQVFEQAFDSERAKGLIAAGANVQRPLWASTGVKDPTLPDTLYVTELAVANVVNTMPEKTLEATFDHGVIDGDQVTDNYDDANAVLDSLDALGISYEEVTALLEKEGVEKFIVSWNELLDTVTAALESANAEVAK
- a CDS encoding glucose-6-phosphate dehydrogenase assembly protein OpcA, encoding MIVDLPNTTTSQISKTLVKIREEGGAVALGRVLTLVISTNLGHEEEAIEAANDASREHPMRVIVISTGPDGAAVADTARLDAQIRVGGDAGASEVVVLKAYGDTASDEEGLVTGLLLPDAPVVAWWPGEAPEIVSKSPLGRIAQRRITDAAAQSDPRGFLNHLSRTYSPGDTDFSWTRLTLWRAQLAAVLDQPPYEPITGVEVHGAPDSPSTGLLAAWLQMQLEVPARHELVTPSHGSSGIQGVRLHRASGVIELERTHTNIVTLVQPNQPVHDISLIRRSLRDCLAEELRRLDPDDLFGAVIQHGLAELDAPTVTGSITVPEA
- a CDS encoding glucose-6-phosphate isomerase codes for the protein MSFDIAVSGAAAEAVDRIVPQLVSDLVASRIADQDPTLWGTDAEAEAGKRLGWTEAVVISEPLIDDIIALRDKLHASGVNHIVLGGMGGSSLAPEVITRTAGVELTILDSTDPGQILAALSDRLDTTAVVISSKSGSTLETASQRKSYEEAFHGIGIDPAERIVVVTDPGSPLDASARAAGYRVFNADPNVGGRYSALTAFGLVPSGLAGVDIRALLAEASAVTGQLMVDQVDNPGLILGAAIAGTVPLKDKVGIVADGTYIVGFGDWVEQLIAESTGKSGKGLLPVVLDLHSPELTENLADVQIVRLVESARATKEVRDGEIEISGTLGAQMLVWEYAVAVAGRLLGIDPFDQPDVESAKIATRALLDSRPEPIAPAFTADGIEVRGSTELLGGADSVSAAIDALLAQIGADGYLAVQAYVDRHANHGLAKLRDLLAEKTGRPVTFGWGPRFLHSTGQYHKGGPATGVFLQITATAPADLEIPDSPFSYGYLIQAQAAGDASVLADHGRPVLTLTLTDPAQDLATLFSAIA
- the tkt gene encoding transketolase, with translation MAALQWDPIDNTAVDTARILAADAVEKVGNGHPGTAMSLAPAAYLLFQKVMRRDPSDSTWIGRDRFILSVGHSSLTQYVQFYFGGYGLELDDLKALRTWGSKTPGHPEYGHTDGVEITTGPLGQGLSSAVGFAYASRFERGLFDPDAAEGTSPFDHYIYAIAGDGDMQEGVTSEASSLAGHQELGNLIAIYDSNQISIEDDTNIAFTEDVKARYEAYHWHVQIVDWKKKTGQYIEDVQALNDAIEAAKGETSKPSLIILKTIIGWPSPKKQNSGKIHGSALGAEELAAVKEVLGFDPEKTFEVAPEVLAHTRKAVDRGKAAHAEWDARFDAWAVANPDRKVLLDRILSGDLPEGVEEALPVFEAGKEVSTRAASGKVLNALGPVIPELWGGSADLAESNNTTIEGAQSFVPAEHSTHEWTGNKYGRVLHFGIREHAMGAILNGIVLHGNTRPFGGTFLIFSDYMRPAVRLAALMKAPTIYVWTHDSVALGEDGPTHQPIEQLAALRAIPDLDIVRPGDANETAWAWKTILERRKGPAGIALTRQNIPVFERGDDVAEGETFAAAKHVAKGAYVLAEAPNGTPDVIFIATGSEVQIAIDAREQLKAEGINARVVSAPCLEWFEEQSDEYRESVLPKSVKARVSIEAGRDLTWRSYVGDAGRSVSIEHFGASADYKTLFREFGMTTEHAISAAKDSIAAV
- a CDS encoding heme A synthase: MVSIFIVLTGGVVRVTGSGLGCPTWPACESGSFTTTPELGIHGFIEFANRALTGILIIAVGWAIVAARLQKQRNRTLTRLAWSQFWLVIANSIAGGISVLTGLNPYVVAMHFVLAIALLTTTALTWHRARQAIAPSDVSTATTARASAILSVLLVAVTFVLIVVGTLVTGSGQHSGDSAAVPRMGFVWQQVAIVHGVLGTAVIALALALYVSLRARSGTSLARGRVIAFIVVTVAQAALGLVQANIGVPAALVAIHVLGSALVWVGALRVLLDVNPSLFRTVRPHVLATPMAATLR
- the zwf gene encoding glucose-6-phosphate dehydrogenase; amino-acid sequence: MSPVEITPEFNPLRLPSDRRLNRIAGPSALIIFGVTGDLARKKLMPAVYDLANRGLLPPGFALVGFARRDWVDQDFAQVVHDAVEQYARTPFDEDVWKQLAEGIRFVQGEFDDDKAFAELKNTLEELDETRGTMGNHAFYLSIPPKSFPQVTEQLRRSGLADEVDGAWRRVVIEKPFGSDLKTARELNDVVESVFPADSVFRIDHYLGKETVQNILALRFANQLYEPIWNANYVDHVQITMAEDIGVGGRAGYYDGIGAARDVIQNHLLQLLALTAMEEPVSFAAKDLRAEKEKVLSAIRLPKDLSNSTARGQYASGWQGGEKVVGFLEEDGMNPQSLTETFAAIRLDIGTRRWAGVPFYLRAGKRLGRRVTEIAVVFKRAPQYLFAESQTSALGQNALVIRVQPDEGVTIRFGSKVPGAGMQVRDVTMDFGYGHAFTEASPEAYERLILDVLLGDPPLFPRHQEVELSWMILDPIEEFWATQGQPEQYRPGTWGPKSADDLLARDGRVWRRP